In Chionomys nivalis chromosome 24, mChiNiv1.1, whole genome shotgun sequence, one genomic interval encodes:
- the LOC130866077 gene encoding sentrin-specific protease 2-like, whose amino-acid sequence MWQPGQCGMETKPGASRQCRKRKQQDKGGTETGSEALRHGGKLKRQDEGRTDWEFEELSKARKRIAQEQRDLRLQSQHPVKEQPRKPQEESPKQLKPLEWAKGPREQGVTERKAADGGKGRKRPYCVMEEFAQEHQGEKYRKLQQHLQHNDDINSDPHRAHTTLTDTLNIKSCGDEKSHGSSPTQCDPKQSVAVATRECLSPDKRVKMSTEESSDSQKKEGATLEERRRHHLESDLQGTRAQFPHSGSCRLLPNKMPVFTTENQPAAGQGKGRGTDEVLDVTQDMDKEIKKALGPGPQEEILSTAFKLRITRGDIQTLQTGEWLNDEIINFYMNLLVQRNDSEGYPALHAFSTFFYPKLKYGGYSAVKRWTRGINLFEKEIILVPIHQQVHWSLIEIDLRKRSIIYYDSMGHTGQSICETIFQYLQNESKTRRNMELDPLEWKQYSMTSAEIPQQLNGSDCGVFTCKYADYISRDQPVTFSQHHMPLFRKRMVWEILHSRLL is encoded by the coding sequence ATGTGGCAACCAGGACAGTGTGGGATGGAGACGAAGCCTGGAGCTTCCAGACAGTGTAGAAAAAGGAAACAGCAGGACAAAGGAGGCACGGAGACGGGGTCTGAAGCCTTGAGACATGGTGGAAAACTGAAACGCCAGGATGAGGGGAGAACAGATTGGGAGTTTGAAGAGCTCAGCAAGGCTCGGAAGAGGATAGCTCAGGAACAGCGAGATCTACGGCTTCAGAGCCAACATCCAGTCAAAGAGCAGCCACGGAAACCCCAGGAAGAGAGTCCAAAACAACTAAAGCCCCTAGAGTGGGCCAAAGGTCCACGGGAGCAGGGTGTAACTGAGAGAAAGGCTGCTGATGGTGGTAAGGGTCGGAAGCGGCCCTATTGTGTCATGGAAGAATTTGCCCAAGAACACCAAGGGGAAAAGTACCGAAAGTTACAGCAGCACCTTCAACACAATGATGACATTAACTCTGACCCACACAGGGCTCACACAACCCTCACGGATACTTTGAACATCAAAAGTTGTGGGGACGAGAAGAGTCATGGATCCAGTCCAACTCAGTGTGATCCTAAACAATCTGTTGCTGTTGCTACAAGAGAATGTCTGTCACCAGACAAAAGAGTAAAGATGTCTACGGAGGAATCTTCTGATtcacagaagaaagagggagCAACCCTTGAAGAAAGAAGGCGACACCACTTGGAGTCTGACTTGCAAGGAACACGGGCTCAATTCCCGCATAGTGGCAGCTGCAGGTTACTCCCCAACAAGATGCCCGTATTTACTACAGAGAATCAGCCTGCTGCAGGCCAAGGAAAGGGCAGAGGAACAGACGAAGTCCTTGATGTGACCCAGGACATggacaaagaaatcaagaaggcACTAGGTCCAGGACCCCAAGAGGAAATTTTAAGTACTGCATTCAAATTGAGAATTACTAGAGGAGATATCCAGACACTACAGACTGGTGAGTGGCTTAATGATGAGATAATTAATTTCTACATGAATCTTCTGGTTCAGCGAAATGACAGTGAAGGCTACCCTGCTCTTCATGCCTTTAGCACTTTTTTCTACCCTAAGCTAAAATATGGCGGCTATAGTGCTGTTAAAAGATGGACTAGAGGAATAAATCTATTTGAAAAGGAAATCATTTTAGTGCCTATTCACCAGCAGGTACATTGGAGTCTAATAGAAATTGACCTAAGGAAACGCAGTATTATATATTATGACTCAATGGGACACACAGGGCAGAGTATCTGTGAAACAATCTTCCAGTATTTACAAAATGAGAGCAAGACTCGAAGGAACATGGAGCTGGACCCTTTGGAGTGGAAGCAATACAGCATGACATCAGCGGAGATTCCTCAACAGCTGAACGGGAGCGACTGTGGCGTGTTTACCTGCAAATATGCAGATTACATTTCTAGAGACCAACCTGTCACCTTTTCTCAACATCACATGCCCCTCTTTAGGAAGAGGATGGTATGGGAGATCCTGCACAGTCGCTTACTGTAA